One region of Rhodophyticola sp. CCM32 genomic DNA includes:
- a CDS encoding alpha/beta fold hydrolase — MIQAVQTQPLVEPAPYLEDVADGPEKAGAWWVRAADNTRIRVGYWPGGTKGTILMFPGRTEYIEKYGRMARDMAALGYGMAAIDWRGQGLADRPAHRRDMGHVRSFDEYRQDVVAVRHVLDQISPPKPWYLIGHSMGGAIGLRALHDGLPVDRAVFTAPMWGIQMSPFMRSISGLVMGLSGPLGFDTRFAPTTGPAEIMAFDNNPLTSDRDNFDYMWRQVKAYPDLALGGPSIRWVSAALDETTALLERPAPDVPALTILGELEQIVAPEAIKHRMARWPGGRLDIIKGAEHEVLMEAPAIRDGILTSITDWFDGAG, encoded by the coding sequence ATGATCCAGGCCGTACAAACCCAACCGCTTGTGGAACCCGCGCCCTATCTGGAAGATGTGGCAGACGGGCCCGAGAAGGCCGGGGCCTGGTGGGTACGGGCCGCTGACAACACCCGTATCCGGGTCGGATACTGGCCAGGGGGCACCAAAGGTACGATTCTGATGTTCCCGGGCCGCACGGAATATATCGAGAAATACGGGCGGATGGCCCGGGATATGGCCGCGCTCGGCTATGGCATGGCGGCCATCGACTGGCGCGGCCAGGGGCTGGCAGACCGGCCTGCACATCGCCGCGACATGGGCCATGTGCGCAGTTTCGATGAATATCGCCAGGATGTCGTGGCCGTGCGCCATGTGCTGGATCAGATCAGCCCGCCGAAACCCTGGTATCTGATCGGGCATTCCATGGGCGGGGCCATTGGCCTGCGCGCCCTGCATGACGGGCTGCCGGTTGACCGCGCGGTGTTCACTGCGCCGATGTGGGGCATTCAGATGTCGCCTTTCATGCGCTCCATATCCGGGCTTGTCATGGGGCTCAGCGGGCCGCTTGGCTTTGACACACGGTTCGCGCCAACCACAGGCCCGGCCGAGATCATGGCTTTTGACAACAACCCGCTGACCTCGGACCGGGATAATTTCGACTATATGTGGCGACAGGTGAAAGCATATCCTGATCTGGCCCTTGGCGGCCCGTCGATCCGGTGGGTCAGCGCCGCGCTGGACGAAACCACAGCCTTGTTGGAGAGACCCGCACCGGATGTGCCCGCCCTGACCATCCTTGGGGAACTGGAACAGATTGTGGCCCCCGAAGCGATCAAGCACCGGATGGCGCGCTGGCCCGGGGGGCGGCTGGATATAATCAAAGGTGCCGAGCATG
- a CDS encoding SCP2 sterol-binding domain-containing protein, translating to MSNIIDGAVAALGAKIGTGFDGSAKFAIEGEGAIIIDGAGVRAAEEDAEADVTMTADADTFKDILSGDLNPTAAFMGGRLKVDGDMGTAMRLGSALG from the coding sequence ATGAGTAATATTATTGATGGTGCCGTGGCCGCCCTTGGGGCGAAAATCGGCACCGGATTTGACGGCAGTGCAAAATTCGCAATCGAAGGTGAAGGCGCGATTATCATCGACGGCGCGGGCGTGCGCGCAGCCGAAGAAGATGCCGAGGCGGATGTGACGATGACCGCAGATGCCGATACGTTCAAAGACATCCTGTCAGGCGATCTGAACCCGACCGCCGCCTTCATGGGTGGCCGGCTGAAGGTCGATGGCGACATGGGCACCGCAATGCGCCTTGGCAGCGCATTGGGCTAG
- a CDS encoding tetratricopeptide repeat protein: protein MKAFRNIHNSLLAAGLALLAGTGSTVAQSDRLDELLERLQLPDLGTWQLVEDEIYQYWSLSGSASADFLLMRGREALEQGDLAAALDHLTALTDHAPDFAEGWNARATAYFRAGRYGVAISDVQRVLALNPRHFGALTGLGLMLEEMGEFDAALEAYETAQSIHPHRPDISQAVDRLNRMLEGETL, encoded by the coding sequence ATGAAAGCATTCCGCAACATACACAACAGTCTCCTTGCGGCAGGGCTGGCGCTTTTGGCGGGAACTGGCTCAACCGTGGCCCAAAGTGATCGGCTTGACGAGCTGTTGGAACGGTTGCAGCTGCCGGATTTGGGGACCTGGCAACTGGTTGAGGATGAGATTTATCAGTATTGGTCCCTTTCCGGTTCGGCCTCGGCGGATTTTCTGCTGATGCGGGGGCGTGAGGCGCTGGAGCAGGGCGATCTGGCTGCGGCGCTGGATCATCTGACGGCGTTGACCGACCATGCGCCGGATTTCGCCGAAGGCTGGAATGCGCGGGCCACGGCCTATTTCCGGGCCGGGCGGTATGGGGTTGCGATTTCTGATGTGCAGCGGGTGCTGGCGCTGAACCCGCGTCATTTCGGCGCGCTGACCGGTCTGGGCTTGATGCTGGAGGAAATGGGAGAGTTTGACGCCGCGCTTGAGGCATATGAAACCGCCCAGTCTATACATCCGCACCGCCCAGACATAAGTCAGGCCGTGGACCGGCTGAACCGGATGCTTGAGGGCGAAACCCTCTGA